AATCACCGCAGACAGAAATACGTTAACTGAAATATTAGTGTTATTAGTAAGAGCAATTAAGCAGTGGAGAAGCATTGGATAAGGGCAGATAGAAGCAGATGGTGCTACTGACAACAAACAGTGTGTGAGCACATTCTGTAAGTACTGGTTTGTTGTGGTGAGTGTTCAACATCTGGATCTGTGACGACCACTTCTTGTCTGCGTCAGGGATAAACAGGATCCCATGCATTAACCTTGACTAATACAAATACACTCatacaaacacgcacacatacttGATATAAGCATAAGCATACAATAGGAGGAACTGCAGAGCTAGAAAGGAAAGATTTGTATGAGCTACCACAAGAATCAGGTAAGTAACACATGTGCAAAGGGCCGGTGTTGTATACAGACCCATGTTTATATAAATGGAGTTATATAAACCGGTTACATAAATGCAAACATTCATATAATGGACAGGATGCTGTGGGCCttaactgcttttattttgcctaaatgcacacacacaatgatacAAAGGTACAGCTTAAATAAAAATTCTTTACATAACAACACCAACAACCAGCTACTTGGGTTGTGCTTGGCATGAAATGCATTTCAACACGCcgtgcaaaaacaaaaagaacaaaaacaacgTGGAGACAGACAAGACGAGACcgacacagacagacagacagacagacagacagatagaggaggacagagagaaagagagtgatgaGAGTGACTCTAGACACCCTCTGACAGGAACAGCTGTTACCCCTCTGAAGGCCCTTTGCAGATTTGAAAGGACAGTGTAGATAAGAAGTATCAGATGACCTGCAGGGAGCTGGCTTCTGATACATAAAACAGCTAAAGTTACCCAGTTCTTTCAAATCTGAAAACCCCCCTGGGTTGAAAAAAGCGACCAAAGTGTGAGGGCCACCATATCCAGAGCagagaacaaagacaaaaacagacagtaagagagacggacagacagacatgcataCGAGCAGgatgtcagacaaagaaagagagagtgtgtgtgtgtgtgatgtagggagagagaagagagagagaaatcttaCTCGCCACGCGTGACAGCGGAGGAGCCTGGTAGAGTTTTGGGGGTAGGGGGGGCGCCCTGGGCGGAACAGGAGGGTAGAGGTTCGGATAGTAGAGGGGAGCAGCGAGGGCAGGCAAGGTGTGTGAGCGGGGGAAAAGCGGGGAGCTGAGGCTGGAGCCTGCTGTGCCTGGAGGGGGTGCTCCGGGGCGCTGGGGAGGGGAGAGGGCTCCAATAGGGGAGAGGCGAGGAGGGGCGCCCCTGTGAAGAGGGCAGTTCTTAGGGTGGTACAGGTAATAggtggggaggggaggaagtTCTTTGTTTGTCCTGGccttgttgctgttgtggtctgcgtgcgagtgtgtgtgcttttctgAATACAGAGAATTTTTAGCACTGATACTGTTTGAATATGTCATCATGACGTCTATGTTCTTATATGGAGTGCTGCAACCTGGTGCCTCAGTGGTGCCGCTAACAGGTGTATCTGgcttagtgtgtgtgtcattcttcttctctgagTCAGTGCAGTAGAGCGAGTCAAAATTACAAATAGAGTCAGATGCAAACTCCCTCTCATTGGTTTTGGAATCGCTGATAGATTGGtattctgagtgtgtgttttgcttaAAGATATTCCCATAATCATGAGGAGAGTCTACAACACAATCAGCCAGGGAATCATAGTTAAACCCAGAGCTTATATCAGTGCTGGAATCATCTCTGTGGATACAAGCTGAGCTAGCAGCAGGGGTCCACTGTGCGTTGCAGTGTTTGCCTGTGGACTCCCTCCCTACATGGCTGTGGGGCCTGGGATCTGCAAGGGGCTGGGAGTTAAAGTAGCCTGGGCGATAGGAAGGGAGGGCAGAGTGGAGGAAGTAGGGTTGGGAAGACTGGGCGAGGGAGAGTGGGGGTGAGGAAACTGCTTATAGGGTAAGGGTAAAAAAAGGGGCCAAAAATCGTAAGGTGCAGCAGTCCAGATGGAGAGGGCAGGCGCATAAGCAGAGTAATATGAGGGAGTGAAGCAGAGCCATGGACAAACGATGGAAACAACAGAATGGGAtggagaggtgagagaaaaaaggaagagtaaagtaaagaaaaaatgtggCAAAGAAatgggaaggagagagagatgcagaaaaTGTTAGTGTCAGTTGAGAGAAAAATGCACATTCATGAATGTATTCCAGCAGAAATCGTCATTATGTAACATCATGCAGTAATGCAGTATCTTAACAAGTCAAATAGTTGACTGACATTTACAAACTGACAGTGCATGAGTCAATGGAGTTGATTTATGAAGGGCAATAACGACAGCCTTTCACTTAGAGGGGGTTgacacaacaggaaatgatacCATAGCAGTAACAGAATAACTGCTGAACAGTctcacagctgcacagaaatACTTGATCAGCCTCTCATTTACCAGAATTAAAGCGCCGCCATCAATCGCAAAGAAGTATCATATTTGATAACAGGTTAAAGTTTTCTTTGAGGCGTCTGGTTTCACTTTCTATTTCACACTTGCATTTAAAGTTACAGATATTAGGATATCACAGTGGTGCCAATCTCTATGCTAAATGTTTCATACTTTGCTGCAGTGCTTGCCATCATCACCTCTGgatcaccttctctctctctcttcctattctctgcctttgttttctacgtctctctgcctccttcccccaccacccctccctcccctctccaccAGTACAGCATACAGTGTAATGCTGAGTCAGTCAACAGATAGCAGAGTTCTGTCCGTTCCTGCTCAATCACTGTGACTGTCTCTATGGGGCTCTCAGAGTGTAATTTACATTACACTCAATTACCTGTGACAGACTGCTAAGCTATGGGCTACAAAATGAGCTAGAAAGCAACCATACCTTGGTTGGACTTGGGCTGTCTTTGAACTGTAACCAACACATGATACTTCCTATTTTTCCCCACACTGGCTCTCAGCCATTGGTCCATGTACTTAGATCCACCCCTTGGGCTCTTAAAGGTGTACACACCTACTGATGCCACTGCAACTTATTGCAGTGATTTTGGGGAAATTTCTAATGATACATTactaatttatttgtttttgatcatCATTAGAGAGCACAGTTAAATTTGTGTGATATTGCCAAAATAATGATACTGTAACACAAGTTGTAACAGTAATAAAATTAGGAGCCGATTGGCGCCAGAAAAGGTTgagcaatttttaaaattaaccTACACCCTCCTGCATCTGGGCATTGCAGATCTAATCTTTAGTTTCTATGTAGCCCACTGCAGCACCACATGAGATGGGTAACTTGATCTGAGCTATCTGTGCCACTCCAGGGAGCACGGGTGGGGGTCAGGAGACAGGATAGACAGCAAAGAGAAAAGCCTATAAACACCCCAAGCTGATGGGATTTAAAACTACTGAAAAGGGAAGGAGAAAGTGAGTATGACTTttttacagacagaaagataaagcaaaagagatgaGTGGTGAGTtggagggagaaaggaggaagaCAAAGGTAGCGAACTCAATGGGCCCTCCATTATCCCCCTCCTCTCGGTCTGAAGAGTGGATGAATAATTGAATAAGGCAGTGATGACATCACACTCTGATAACCAGTACAGGAAATACTGGCTGGAAAGTTTCCaacctcctctttctcctcataTTACCTCCACTCCACTCCCTGTCtttatccctccatctctccctcctgctcatGCTCCCTCTCCAGCCTCTACTGTCTTGTATACTTCCACCCCGTCTGAAATCACCCTCTGTTTGTCCCTCGTCATCATTTATCCATCACATCACGCATCATCCCTCTCTGTGACTCATGCTCGTCCTCCATCTCTTTGCTCTCGTTCCATACATCGTTTCAAAAAATGAGTCTTCATCCGTGAACAGTGAAAGTGAACAAGCTGAGTGTTAgtctttctccatctgtttctctccatcatctGCTCATCTCAGATTTGTTATGTCGTCCAGTTTCCACTGAGTTACTCTGATGTGTTTAAtttcttccacacacacacacaaaaacacacacatatatgcagaCTCCTAGACCTTTGTCATCAAATTAAACTGCCCTctttatcattactatcattatgATGAAATTTATACTCACCTGTAGTTCTTGATTGAAAATTCCTTCCTCCGTCGGCTCGTCctctcacctccacctcctcctctttttcttccttcttctcctctttttcttccttcttaaCTTCCTGGTCCTCCCACTCTTTGCCCATGGTCCacaggctgctgtcactgaCTGAGCAGCCAATCTTCTGTGATGGGCACAGCTCTGGTTGTCCGCCCTCCTCGTCGGCTCTCTGGAGCATTTCCTTCAGAGCAGCCATTGAGGTGAGAGCCGGCGGCGGCTGCATGAACAGGGCCTGAGCCTGAGAGGTGTATTCCCATTGGCTGCCATCACTGCctgctttttctcttctccaccTCAGGTTGTACAATATATCTGGATCCGGAGTGACAACCGTCGGGTCGGGCTCTGGTTCGGTGATCACCTTCGTTGGTGGGGAGGCGCTCTTGTTGCGGAAACGCAGCTCTTTGAAGGTTGTGACCTTTGGAGCTGACCCCGGCGATGACCCTGACGAGCTGGGCTTCTTTTGGGTTTCAGTGTGAGATTTTCTCATTTCCAGGGGCGGAGGCTGCGGTGGGGCGTCACAATCGGGTGTGAATGCTATGAGCCAATCAAATCGCTCAGGTTGTGCAGAGTTGGCAGGGAGAGTGCTGACTTTGAGGGGTGGCAAAGATGGCGGGATTGGGGGTAAGGGgcgaggaggaggtggaggtggaggtgaatcTGGTAACTCAGTAGGATAATGGAAAGTGTCAAAGCTCATgttctttgctttattttcatgtgtattGCTAAGACCGGTGTTGTAGTAATGATCAGAGGTCAGACCActgttcctcttccttcttcttgCCATCTCAGTGAATGAGGTGgttctttgtgtgtctttgctctcctctttctttttgccTTCTTCAGTGATATCTACTCTTCGATCTGCATCCAGTTTGCCTCTGCTGCTCCATCCATCTCTGTCCATGAATTCCGTATCAcattccttctcctcctccctgtccttGAGTCTGAACTCATGCAACTCCAAAGATCTAGATGGAAGAAGATTATCTCCATCTCCCTCATCCTCTAACCCTCCGACGCAGACACCAAGCTCTGGGCTCAGTTTGAGGAGCTCAGCTTGGGTCAATCCTGCAAGCATCAGTAACTTCCGAATCTCGACATCCAGTGCGTGGAAGGATGGCGGAGGAGGCAGGGCTGGTGGAGGTGGGATGGCAGggggagatgaggaggagactGAGACAACAGGTgggggaggaagaggtggaggccGCGTGGTAGGAGGTGGGAGTGACAGGGGGGTCTTTTCCTGTTCGGCTTGAAGAGCAGCGAGCCGCTGTGCCTCCTTCCTGGCAAGGTGGCGCCTCCGAGGGGGAGGGATGGGAGGAGTCGGGGTGGGGATagatggaggtggagaaggagtgGTGTAGAGGGTGAGATAAGGAACTGGTTTAGAGGCAGGCAGAGGAGGGACTGATGGTGGAGATGGAGGTAGGGGTTTCTCACACCTAAAAGTGGTGAATGTGGGGGATGACGAGTTTGGGGAGAAAGTGGATAATGTAGGAGAGGTGGAGACAGCCATGGAGGTGGTCTCCCTGCTGATATTGATGTAGGTGTGGAGGTAAGGGCTCACACTGGCGTGACGCGCCGGAGGTTTGGGGGGTCTGGGTGGTGGCTCGACAGGGGAAGGGGTGAGGGAATCTGGAACGAGAGGATCGTCGCAGTCTGATGGAGCAGTGAGGTCGACCCCAGCGTCCGAAAACTCCTGAGACTCTCCCATTGTTCCCTTGCGGTTTTTATACAACTTCCAGGGAATGTCAATGTTGCCCATTTCATCCATGACATCTGACAGGTCCTGCTCCTCTAGATCTCCGAGGTCAAACCCTTTCTCATGGAGTCTGGCAATGTAGGCCAGTTTTACCTCCCTGTTCACTTTCTCCAAGCGATCCAGGTGATCTAACCGATCCCTTAGAACATCCCAGTGCTGTTCCCCTTCCAGATCCCAACGAGCCACTTGGATCACCTGACTGAAGCGCTCCATTTTCCCAAACTCGCCCACTGATTCTAGAAAATCAAGCAAACCTAGTTTGGTGACCTCAGAATCACCCTTGACTCCTAAATAATCAGGAGAAGGAGAGTCCAGGGCAGAGGGGTAGCCTTCATCTGGGGAGCAAGGGGGAATCGGGGAATGTGATGTTAAGGAGAAGGGATTGCAGCTAAGAGGAAGGGATGGGGGTGAACGTGTGGGAGGCTGGCATTCGGGGGCTTGTGGAAGAGAGTGGTCTTTGGGGGACAGAGCAACGGAGAGATTCTCTTGGTCGTGAGAGGAGCAGATGGAGGCGGATTGATCTGCACAGTCAGACTCCAGATCAGAGCAGGAGCTGatggaagtggaggaggaggaggtagaagaggagagggagaactCCAGGAGGGACGGGGGACAGTCACAGCACGAGGGGACCAGGgtgtcatcatcatcgtcatcgtcgTCATTGTCAGCTTCcacctcatcatcatcaatatcaATATCTCCACTGCTCTCTTCTTCGTCATCTTCTTCCTCTACCTTTTCGTGTTTCTTGTTGTCCAGATCAGAGCTTTCATCAGCATTCTTGTCTCCATTTACCAGATTGGCAGCGGGGCAGGCAGAGGGCTCCAGCTGGGCCTGTGCTTGTGATGGAGGTTGAGGTTGGTCCTTGGCCCCTGTCCCATCTTGTCTCTGAGGCAACGGggccggaggaggaggaagctgtAGCTGCTGTCTGAGAGAgatggtgttgttgttgttgtggttatGGTTGAACATACTGTTGTTGTCCTGTGGGGAGCGGCCGTCACAGCACAGACATGGAAGGCTCGGCTCGTTGCAATTTGGGTCAAGAGGGAGAACAGATGgaagcggaggaggaggagcggctGCAGGTGCAATTTTGGCTGCCGCCGATGTACGAGCATTCTTGGGTTTGGGTTTAGCTGATTTGGAGATAGTGGAACCCTGTTTTTGAGAGGCAAACCTGGACTGGCTTACTGGAGGTCGAGGCTGCACACCCACCCTGGTCCTGGTGGGTGCAGTGGGGCCTTTGGTAGCCCGACGTGGGGAGGACGTGGTgattgtgttcatgtttttatccTCCCTCTGAAAACCAGGGCCATGAGACTTTGGTCCAGCTAAGGTATTGGTCCGCCGGCTGACGTCAAAACGCCGTGGCTTTGGAGGCTGAGAGGAGCAGCTAGAGGACTGCATTGTGGGAATGGGACTTTTTAGGATTCTGTGGTATTTCTGTTGCTATAGAAACAAGTGTTGTAAAGGCTGGAGAGATCCAAACAATGACGCGCCGTGACGGTCACATCTTGGCTTCACTCCCAAGATCCTGTAACATCAAAGGAGACATGCAGTGAACAAACGACTACGGGCGAACTCTGCTCATCAAAGACCATTCTTTTTGCTCTACCCATGTTTTCATATTAGGATAAGTCTTTGAAGTTAAACCCATCATCTGGACTATTCATTAAAACTCAACTGCTTTTGGGCTTTCTGTTTTATAATTATCATGGCCTAAGTCCTGGGAGGACACAGCAGtgatatgaacacacacaaagtctcaCATGTTCCTGCTAAAAAAAATTACCAAGCATCAGCACTCAAGGAAAATAATCAGGACTGAAATTATTAGTCAATTCATAAATTAACAGAGGACTAACCAGATGAATTAATTCCTCACAAAGTCACAAAACCACTGAATATTtgcttgttccagcttctcaaatgtgaattgTTTTCACAGCCTTTTGTGATAGCAAATTGAttatgtttgggttttggacgGTTCATTAGACAAAATGACATATCTGACATTGTATAGATAAAAATTAAAGAAAGCAAACTGCAGAtcaattga
The window above is part of the Lates calcarifer isolate ASB-BC8 linkage group LG15, TLL_Latcal_v3, whole genome shotgun sequence genome. Proteins encoded here:
- the rusc1 gene encoding uncharacterized protein rusc1 isoform X4; the protein is MQSSSCSSQPPKPRRFDVSRRTNTLAGPKSHGPGFQREDKNMNTITTSSPRRATKGPTAPTRTRVGVQPRPPVSQSRFASQKQGSTISKSAKPKPKNARTSAAAKIAPAAAPPPPLPSVLPLDPNCNEPSLPCLCCDGRSPQDNNSMFNHNHNNNNTISLRQQLQLPPPPAPLPQRQDGTGAKDQPQPPSQAQAQLEPSACPAANLVNGDKNADESSDLDNKKHEKVEEEDDEEESSGDIDIDDDEVEADNDDDDDDDDTLVPSCCDCPPSLLEFSLSSSTSSSSTSISSCSDLESDCADQSASICSSHDQENLSVALSPKDHSLPQAPECQPPTRSPPSLPLSCNPFSLTSHSPIPPCSPDEGYPSALDSPSPDYLGVKGDSEVTKLGLLDFLESVGEFGKMERFSQVIQVARWDLEGEQHWDVLRDRLDHLDRLEKVNREVKLAYIARLHEKGFDLGDLEEQDLSDVMDEMGNIDIPWKLYKNRKGTMGESQEFSDAGVDLTAPSDCDDPLVPDSLTPSPVEPPPRPPKPPARHASVSPYLHTYINISRETTSMAVSTSPTLSTFSPNSSSPTFTTFRCEKPLPPSPPSVPPLPASKPVPYLTLYTTPSPPPSIPTPTPPIPPPRRRHLARKEAQRLAALQAEQEKTPLSLPPPTTRPPPLPPPPVVSVSSSSPPAIPPPPALPPPPSFHALDVEIRKLLMLAGLTQAELLKLSPELGVCVGGLEDEGDGDNLLPSRSLELHEFRLKDREEEKECDTEFMDRDGWSSRGKLDADRRVDITEEGKKKEESKDTQRTTSFTEMARRRKRNSGLTSDHYYNTGLSNTHENKAKNMSFDTFHYPTELPDSPPPPPPPRPLPPIPPSLPPLKVSTLPANSAQPERFDWLIAFTPDCDAPPQPPPLEMRKSHTETQKKPSSSGSSPGSAPKVTTFKELRFRNKSASPPTKVITEPEPDPTVVTPDPDILYNLRWRREKAGSDGSQWEYTSQAQALFMQPPPALTSMAALKEMLQRADEEGGQPELCPSQKIGCSVSDSSLWTMGKEWEDQEVKKEEKEEKKEEKEEEVEVRGRADGGRNFQSRTTAVRSVSFAGSVQRGETSWMGEDVKFPMRGLGLSSLCLQEKKALVGAVSVAVEAILAQFSSSRTIVQKSLSVNKALSGDSTINPSLGRLVLQCLCPALHSLLTDGLKPHQSDLIAGRRPNSAWGLVQASTRPGPKTQILYNLQVRVGGLPQLRQSKHRFNAFLLGLLNTKFLDFWLSHLQSCNDVLETYYHPTSFMRLSLTTCQPLFEELLLVLQPLSLLTFNLDLLFQHHHLEPDGHSPEIPSPPCQDAGFQLSSSGSQSKNTGSRYIESLSEVDFESPEHQAAKGNPSPSANPKNGGLGVSTHVDAAPAKASVTLGQTSPQLLWVQEKEIGELPPPNIEEDSLAQQAGQVIQQGWGAMIRWGGRLSQNLADLSLSAGKKEEMKTDLPDLQTQAGSDYAPVSSGAQVPWGLGRLFGASKSPNSPTSHTPPTRRPSQWLAPGVTALTRIVSSSSTPMMRRAPEPQVESEPESEKEINTLEMKDKPRPLRSVRTLCNHTGTGSELSFCKGEELVVLGGVDQDWIRCRQGDKEGLVPIGYTSLIM
- the rusc1 gene encoding uncharacterized protein rusc1 isoform X5, whose product is MQSSSCSSQPPKPRRFDVSRRTNTLAGPKSHGPGFQREDKNMNTITTSSPRRATKGPTAPTRTRVGVQPRPPVSQSRFASQKQGSTISKSAKPKPKNARTSAAAKIAPAAAPPPPLPSVLPLDPNCNEPSLPCLCCDGRSPQDNNSMFNHNHNNNNTISLRQQLQLPPPPAPLPQRQDGTGAKDQPQPPSQAQAQLEPSACPAANLVNGDKNADESSDLDNKKHEKVEEEDDEEESSGDIDIDDDEVEADNDDDDDDDDTLVPSCCDCPPSLLEFSLSSSTSSSSTSISSCSDLESDCADQSASICSSHDQENLSVALSPKDHSLPQAPECQPPTRSPPSLPLSCNPFSLTSHSPIPPCSPDEGYPSALDSPSPDYLGVKGDSEVTKLGLLDFLESVGEFGKMERFSQVIQVARWDLEGEQHWDVLRDRLDHLDRLEKVNREVKLAYIARLHEKGFDLGDLEEQDLSDVMDEMGNIDIPWKLYKNRKGTMGESQEFSDAGVDLTAPSDCDDPLVPDSLTPSPVEPPPRPPKPPARHASVSPYLHTYINISRETTSMAVSTSPTLSTFSPNSSSPTFTTFRCEKPLPPSPPSVPPLPASKPVPYLTLYTTPSPPPSIPTPTPPIPPPRRRHLARKEAQRLAALQAEQEKTPLSLPPPTTRPPPLPPPPVVSVSSSSPPAIPPPPALPPPPSFHALDVEIRKLLMLAGLTQAELLKLSPELGVCVGGLEDEGDGDNLLPSRSLELHEFRLKDREEEKECDTEFMDRDGWSSRGKLDADRRVDITEEGKKKEESKDTQRTTSFTEMARRRKRNSGLTSDHYYNTGLSNTHENKAKNMSFDTFHYPTELPDSPPPPPPPRPLPPIPPSLPPLKVSTLPANSAQPERFDWLIAFTPDCDAPPQPPPLEMRKSHTETQKKPSSSGSSPGSAPKVTTFKELRFRNKSASPPTKVITEPEPDPTVVTPDPDILYNLRWRREKAGSDGSQWEYTSQAQALFMQPPPALTSMAALKEMLQRADEEGGQPELCPSQKIGCSVSDSSLWTMGKEWEDQEVKKEEKEEKKEEKEEEVEVRGRADGGRNFQSRTTALVGAVSVAVEAILAQFSSSRTIVQKSLSVNKALSGDSTINPSLGRLVLQCLCPALHSLLTDGLKPHQSDLIAGRRPNSAWGLVQASTRPGPKTQILYNLQVRVGGLPQLRQSKHRFNAFLLGLLNTKFLDFWLSHLQSCNDVLETYYHPTSFMRLSLTTCQPLFEELLLVLQPLSLLTFNLDLLFQHHHLEPDGHSPEIPSPPCQDAGFQLSSSGSQSKNTGSRYIESLSEVDFESPEHQAAKGNPSPSANPKNGGLGVSTHVDAAPAKASVTLGQTSPQLLWVQEKEIGELPPPNIEEDSLAQQAGQVIQQGWGAMIRWGGRLSQNLADLSLSAGKKEEMKTDLPDLQTQAGSDYAPVSSGAQVPWGLGRLFGASKSPNSPTSHTPPTRRPSQWLAPGVTALTRIVSSSSTPMMRRAPEPQVESEPESEKEINTLEMKDKPRPLRSVRTLCNHTGTGSELSFCKGEELVVLGGVDQDWIRCRQGDKEGLVPIGYTSLIM
- the rusc1 gene encoding uncharacterized protein rusc1 isoform X6, producing MQSSSCSSQPPKPRRFDVSRRTNTLAGPKSHGPGFQREDKNMNTITTSSPRRATKGPTAPTRTRVGVQPRPPVSQSRFASQKQGSTISKSAKPKPKNARTSAAAKIAPAAAPPPPLPSVLPLDPNCNEPSLPCLCCDGRSPQDNNSMFNHNHNNNNTISLRQQLQLPPPPAPLPQRQDGTGAKDQPQPPSQAQAQLEPSACPAANLVNGDKNADESSDLDNKKHEKVEEEDDEEESSGDIDIDDDEVEADNDDDDDDDDTLVPSCCDCPPSLLEFSLSSSTSSSSTSISSCSDLESDCADQSASICSSHDQENLSVALSPKDHSLPQAPECQPPTRSPPSLPLSCNPFSLTSHSPIPPCSPDEGYPSALDSPSPDYLGVKGDSEVTKLGLLDFLESVGEFGKMERFSQVIQVARWDLEGEQHWDVLRDRLDHLDRLEKVNREVKLAYIARLHEKGFDLGDLEEQDLSDVMDEMGNIDIPWKLYKNRKGTMGESQEFSDAGVDLTAPSDCDDPLVPDSLTPSPVEPPPRPPKPPARHASVSPYLHTYINISRETTSMAVSTSPTLSTFSPNSSSPTFTTFRCEKPLPPSPPSVPPLPASKPVPYLTLYTTPSPPPSIPTPTPPIPPPRRRHLARKEAQRLAALQAEQEKTPLSLPPPTTRPPPLPPPPVVSVSSSSPPAIPPPPALPPPPSFHALDVEIRKLLMLAGLTQAELLKLSPELGVCVGGLEDEGDGDNLLPSRSLELHEFRLKDREEEKECDTEFMDRDGWSSRGKLDADRRVDITEEGKKKEESKDTQRTTSFTEMARRRKRNSGLTSDHYYNTGLSNTHENKAKNMSFDTFHYPTELPDSPPPPPPPRPLPPIPPSLPPLKVSTLPANSAQPERFDWLIAFTPDCDAPPQPPPLEMRKSHTETQKKPSSSGSSPGSAPKVTTFKELRFRNKSASPPTKVITEPEPDPTVVTPDPDILYNLRWRREKAGSDGSQWEYTSQAQALFMQPPPALTSMAALKEMLQRADEEGGQPELCPSQKIGCSVSDSSLWTMGKEWEDQEVKKEEKEEKKEEKEEEVEVRGRADGGRNFQSRTTALVGAVSVAVEAILAQFSSSRTIVQKALSGDSTINPSLGRLVLQCLCPALHSLLTDGLKPHQSDLIAGRRPNSAWGLVQASTRPGPKTQILYNLQVRVGGLPQLRQSKHRFNAFLLGLLNTKFLDFWLSHLQSCNDVLETYYHPTSFMRLSLTTCQPLFEELLLVLQPLSLLTFNLDLLFQHHHLEPDGHSPEIPSPPCQDAGFQLSSSGSQSKNTGSRYIESLSEVDFESPEHQAAKGNPSPSANPKNGGLGVSTHVDAAPAKASVTLGQTSPQLLWVQEKEIGELPPPNIEEDSLAQQAGQVIQQGWGAMIRWGGRLSQNLADLSLSAGKKEEMKTDLPDLQTQAGSDYAPVSSGAQVPWGLGRLFGASKSPNSPTSHTPPTRRPSQWLAPGVTALTRIVSSSSTPMMRRAPEPQVESEPESEKEINTLEMKDKPRPLRSVRTLCNHTGTGSELSFCKGEELVVLGGVDQDWIRCRQGDKEGLVPIGYTSLIM